One stretch of Segatella copri DNA includes these proteins:
- a CDS encoding TonB-dependent receptor, with the protein MKRIVFYSKKSVCIGLAAVALQASAADNERATCSDLSLGTSEKLADANGLLADSSRVFDIDEVVVVSQPKENFRLRQQPLSSTSFGSYQMQRLGSRDLRELSCYVPNFVMPNYGSRFTNAMYVRGIGSRINSPAVGIYLDGIPVLSKAAFNLHHYQTSRIDILRGPQGTLYGQNSEGGLVRIYSRDAYDSKGTYVNLGLGSHFYRNVEAAHYMKLSPRIALGVAAFYDGQKGFFHRAGTSDYADNYDEAGGKFNLKFRFDRGWSMDLLANYQFVYQHAFPYGQLDLNSGKAALPNTTFPGLYHRNMLLSGVNLRHEGAKWDFASTTSYQFLDDNMKMDQDYLPEDYLSLQQDQLQNSITQEFTFKSRQPFFGFWHLTQGAFFSHVWLKTNGPVKFGSALTKPISKVIQTQMQHAMPPAMANGVSVNVDMGAPGLFHTPQSNLGLYHESTFDLSSRLKATLGLRYDFMHTSIHYDTYAYMAMTAKVMGMEATRTLRSMLDRKTSDDYNQLLPKFGLSYKLDEQGSNVYATVSKGYRAGGYNIQMFSDILQADLKANSQKAMRGNYDVPHTDEDYDRVNQTIAFKPETSWNYEVGTHLNLFDHRLHFDLSAFYMQVRNQQLSVMAGTYGFGRMMVNAGKSHSCGIEAALKGQAFDGAFDWGVNYGFTRAVFDEYTDGEGDKAVNYKDKKVPYVPQHTIAAMADYHLGQFTFGLNMNAQGKTYWDNANTYSQKMYFVMGAHCDIDFSKMSISIWGKNLTDTNYNTFAVDNAATGKKLYFAQRGNPFQCGVDLKFHF; encoded by the coding sequence ATGAAAAGAATAGTATTTTATAGTAAAAAGAGCGTATGCATTGGTTTGGCAGCAGTAGCGTTGCAGGCTAGTGCTGCGGATAACGAAAGGGCTACTTGCTCTGACCTGTCATTGGGTACGAGTGAAAAGTTAGCAGACGCTAACGGTTTGCTGGCTGATAGCAGCCGAGTTTTTGATATTGATGAAGTTGTGGTTGTTTCGCAGCCTAAAGAGAATTTCCGTCTTCGTCAACAGCCTCTCAGCAGCACTTCCTTTGGTTCTTATCAGATGCAGCGATTGGGGTCTCGCGATTTGCGTGAACTTTCCTGCTATGTTCCTAACTTCGTAATGCCCAACTATGGCTCGCGTTTTACCAACGCCATGTATGTGCGCGGTATTGGAAGCCGTATCAACAGTCCGGCTGTAGGAATTTATCTTGACGGAATTCCAGTGTTGAGCAAGGCTGCTTTCAATCTTCACCATTATCAGACCAGCCGTATAGATATTCTCCGTGGTCCACAGGGAACACTCTATGGTCAGAATTCTGAAGGTGGTTTGGTGCGCATCTATTCCCGCGATGCTTATGATAGCAAGGGCACCTACGTTAATCTGGGATTGGGCTCTCATTTCTATCGTAATGTAGAAGCGGCTCATTATATGAAACTTTCACCTCGTATCGCATTAGGGGTAGCTGCTTTTTATGATGGACAGAAGGGATTCTTCCATCGTGCAGGAACCAGCGATTATGCAGACAATTATGATGAGGCTGGCGGTAAGTTTAATCTTAAGTTCCGTTTTGATAGAGGATGGAGCATGGATTTGCTGGCCAATTACCAATTTGTTTATCAGCATGCATTTCCTTATGGTCAGTTGGATTTAAACAGTGGCAAGGCAGCATTGCCAAATACAACATTCCCTGGGCTTTATCACCGCAACATGCTGCTTTCGGGTGTCAATCTTCGTCATGAAGGAGCGAAATGGGATTTTGCCTCTACTACCAGCTATCAGTTCCTGGATGACAATATGAAGATGGATCAGGATTATCTTCCTGAAGATTATTTGAGCTTGCAGCAAGATCAGTTGCAGAATTCTATCACTCAGGAGTTCACATTTAAGAGTCGTCAGCCTTTCTTCGGTTTCTGGCATCTTACCCAGGGTGCATTCTTCTCCCATGTGTGGTTGAAGACAAATGGTCCTGTAAAATTCGGTTCAGCATTGACGAAGCCTATCAGTAAGGTTATCCAGACTCAGATGCAGCATGCAATGCCTCCGGCAATGGCTAATGGGGTTTCTGTCAATGTAGATATGGGAGCTCCGGGTTTGTTTCATACTCCTCAGAGCAATTTGGGCCTCTATCACGAGAGTACGTTTGATCTTTCTTCCCGTCTGAAAGCAACGCTTGGCTTGCGTTACGATTTCATGCATACAAGTATTCATTACGATACTTATGCTTATATGGCGATGACAGCTAAGGTGATGGGCATGGAGGCTACTCGTACTTTGCGTTCAATGCTCGACCGCAAAACGAGTGATGATTACAACCAGCTCCTGCCAAAATTTGGATTAAGTTACAAGCTTGATGAGCAGGGGAGCAATGTCTATGCTACGGTGAGCAAGGGCTATCGTGCAGGCGGTTATAATATCCAAATGTTCAGTGATATCTTGCAGGCCGATCTTAAAGCTAATAGTCAGAAGGCGATGCGAGGCAATTATGACGTTCCTCATACCGATGAAGATTATGATAGAGTGAACCAGACTATTGCCTTTAAACCGGAAACCTCATGGAATTATGAGGTTGGAACGCATCTCAATCTTTTTGATCATCGTCTTCATTTCGATTTGAGTGCCTTCTATATGCAGGTTCGCAATCAGCAACTCTCTGTGATGGCAGGAACCTATGGCTTTGGCCGAATGATGGTTAATGCAGGTAAGAGTCACAGTTGTGGTATTGAAGCCGCGCTCAAGGGCCAGGCTTTCGACGGTGCTTTTGATTGGGGTGTAAACTATGGTTTTACACGTGCCGTATTTGATGAATATACTGATGGCGAGGGTGATAAGGCTGTGAATTATAAGGACAAGAAGGTTCCTTATGTTCCCCAGCATACGATAGCAGCCATGGCTGACTATCATTTAGGACAGTTTACCTTCGGATTGAACATGAATGCGCAGGGCAAGACTTATTGGGATAATGCCAATACCTACAGCCAGAAGATGTATTTCGTGATGGGTGCGCATTGTGATATTGATTTCAGCAAGATGAGCATCAGTATCTGGGGTAAGAACCTCACAGATACTAATTACAATACCTTTGCTGTTGATAATGCAGCAACAGGAAAGAAACTGTATTTTGCCCAGCGTGGCAATCCTTTCCAATGTGGTGTTGATCTGAAATTCCACTTTTAG
- a CDS encoding DUF5103 domain-containing protein: MKQLYTIISLLFLFTYPAWAQQHEIFNQRIRTLQVVGGTNWLSLPVSSLGGEPIHIDFDDMTHDYHRYRYKIEHCDANWNVSASLFESDYMRGFNGNQMIEDVEQSINTNHPYTHYHLAIPNADCQLTMSGNYRLTVYDDNAENEEEGKMFTACWMITEPQPLVKLKLEATSTTDIDIQKAHQQLKMELDHSQLRITHPNQLNIVVLQNGRWDNAVINPKPDYLSAGKMSWQYVRALIFDAGNEYRKFEFLDTDHPTMGIDAIDWDGSDYQVKVMTDSPRPNYVYDEAAKGSFYIRNSDNVENNNTCEYAQIHFTLKAPKQPGDVYLNADWTYGRFLPEYRMEYDEMTKTYHARLFMKQGYYSYQYLMKMEDGSIRLLPSEGNFYQTQNKYNVLVYYRAQSDRTDRLVGYGELK, encoded by the coding sequence ATGAAACAATTATACACTATCATCTCCCTTCTCTTTCTGTTTACCTATCCTGCCTGGGCACAGCAGCACGAGATATTCAACCAGCGCATCAGAACCCTACAGGTTGTAGGCGGAACCAACTGGTTATCGCTCCCAGTATCGTCGCTGGGCGGAGAACCTATCCATATCGATTTTGACGACATGACGCACGATTATCATCGGTACAGATACAAGATTGAACATTGTGATGCAAACTGGAACGTATCTGCTTCGCTCTTTGAAAGCGACTATATGAGAGGCTTCAACGGCAATCAGATGATTGAAGATGTAGAGCAATCCATCAACACCAATCATCCTTACACTCATTATCATCTGGCAATTCCCAATGCCGACTGCCAACTTACCATGAGCGGCAACTACAGACTGACGGTTTATGACGACAATGCGGAAAACGAGGAAGAAGGCAAAATGTTTACAGCCTGCTGGATGATTACAGAGCCTCAGCCATTGGTTAAACTGAAGTTAGAAGCTACTTCAACAACAGATATAGATATCCAGAAAGCCCATCAGCAACTGAAAATGGAACTGGATCACAGCCAGCTGAGAATCACTCATCCCAACCAGCTGAACATCGTAGTGCTTCAGAACGGAAGATGGGACAATGCTGTCATCAATCCTAAACCCGACTACCTGAGTGCGGGCAAAATGAGTTGGCAGTATGTAAGAGCTCTGATTTTCGATGCGGGCAACGAATACAGAAAGTTTGAATTTCTGGACACCGACCATCCAACCATGGGAATAGACGCTATAGATTGGGATGGAAGCGACTATCAGGTAAAGGTAATGACTGACAGCCCTCGCCCCAATTACGTTTACGATGAAGCTGCCAAAGGTTCGTTTTATATCCGCAACAGCGACAACGTAGAAAACAACAACACCTGCGAATATGCACAGATTCACTTTACCCTGAAAGCTCCAAAACAGCCAGGCGATGTTTATCTGAACGCAGATTGGACCTACGGCCGTTTCCTCCCCGAATATCGGATGGAATATGATGAAATGACGAAAACCTATCACGCACGTCTCTTCATGAAGCAAGGTTATTACAGTTATCAGTATCTCATGAAGATGGAAGACGGAAGCATAAGGCTGCTCCCATCAGAAGGAAATTTCTACCAGACCCAGAACAAATACAATGTACTGGTTTACTATCGGGCTCAGAGCGACCGCACCGACCGGCTGGTAGGATATGGAGAATTAAAATAA
- a CDS encoding HD domain-containing protein, whose amino-acid sequence MKQQVNLEIMDFVEKQILPKYNAFGESHGLRHVTRVIRNSLKLVPVTGADIDMVYVIAAYHDLGMSGPRAIHHITSGKILQADARLKRWFNKEQIKIMKEAVEDHRASSSRQPRSIYGKIVAEADRDIDVHEIFLRAIQYGKENNPADDKEQQWERFSQHMDEKYSRNGYIRLWIPNSPNEKALNELRNIIEDKTELRKYFEKIFEENS is encoded by the coding sequence ATGAAGCAACAGGTAAATCTCGAAATCATGGACTTTGTGGAGAAACAGATTCTCCCCAAATATAATGCTTTTGGCGAAAGTCATGGACTCAGACATGTTACCCGAGTCATCAGAAACTCACTGAAACTGGTTCCGGTAACCGGAGCCGACATCGATATGGTGTATGTAATAGCCGCTTACCACGACCTGGGGATGAGCGGTCCGCGTGCCATTCATCACATCACCAGCGGTAAGATTCTGCAGGCAGATGCAAGACTGAAGCGCTGGTTCAATAAAGAGCAGATTAAAATCATGAAAGAAGCCGTTGAGGACCATCGGGCTTCATCTAGCCGTCAGCCTCGTAGCATCTATGGCAAGATTGTGGCAGAAGCCGATCGCGACATTGACGTTCACGAGATATTTCTGCGCGCCATACAGTATGGCAAAGAAAACAATCCAGCTGATGACAAGGAGCAGCAATGGGAGCGGTTCAGCCAGCACATGGACGAGAAATATTCAAGAAACGGATACATCAGGTTATGGATTCCCAACTCCCCTAACGAGAAAGCGCTCAACGAACTGCGCAATATTATAGAGGACAAAACAGAGTTGAGAAAATATTTCGAAAAAATATTCGAAGAAAACAGCTAA
- the menA gene encoding 1,4-dihydroxy-2-naphthoate octaprenyltransferase, with product MIETNSIKAWYLAARPKTLTAAAVPVLLGIALAYKDAQQIQTLPALLCLLFAWVMQIDSNLVNDYFDFKHGNDDETRLGPKRACAEGWITLGAMKWGIILTTLLGCAIGLPLVLFGGWEMVIVGICCVVFCFLYTTCLSYLGMGDLLVLLFFGIVPVCCTYYLVMPETMQGVSLETVLVSVACGLVVDTLLILNNYRDHDNDLRAGKKTLVVHIGKKNAERLYCALGNLGILTIIGVTICEVFQHEASSMFLPFAALYIILHNRTYMEMKKIGEGRELNRILGKTALNIFCFGIVSSLIIIGMAN from the coding sequence ATGATAGAAACAAATTCTATAAAAGCATGGTATCTAGCCGCTCGCCCGAAGACTCTGACGGCGGCGGCTGTTCCTGTTTTATTGGGTATTGCGCTGGCTTATAAAGACGCTCAGCAGATACAGACATTGCCAGCCCTACTCTGCCTGCTCTTTGCATGGGTGATGCAGATAGACAGCAATCTGGTGAATGATTATTTCGACTTCAAACATGGTAATGACGACGAAACCCGGCTGGGACCGAAACGTGCCTGCGCTGAAGGCTGGATTACATTGGGAGCCATGAAATGGGGAATCATCCTCACTACTCTTCTGGGCTGCGCCATAGGACTTCCGCTGGTTCTTTTCGGTGGTTGGGAAATGGTCATTGTAGGCATCTGTTGCGTAGTCTTCTGTTTCCTCTATACTACCTGTCTCAGCTATCTGGGCATGGGCGATCTTCTGGTACTGCTCTTCTTCGGCATTGTACCCGTATGCTGCACATACTATCTCGTAATGCCCGAAACCATGCAGGGAGTAAGCCTGGAAACGGTTCTCGTATCTGTAGCCTGCGGACTGGTAGTTGATACGCTACTTATTCTGAACAATTATCGTGATCATGACAACGACCTGAGAGCCGGCAAGAAGACCCTTGTGGTTCACATAGGAAAGAAGAATGCCGAGCGGTTATACTGCGCATTGGGCAATCTGGGCATCCTTACCATAATAGGTGTAACCATCTGCGAAGTATTTCAGCATGAAGCCAGCAGCATGTTCCTGCCGTTTGCAGCACTCTATATCATTCTGCACAACAGAACCTATATGGAGATGAAAAAGATAGGCGAAGGCAGAGAACTGAACAGAATTCTAGGCAAAACAGCTCTGAACATCTTCTGTTTCGGCATTGTATCATCCCTGATCATCATCGGAATGGCGAATTGA
- a CDS encoding putative porin has translation MKKKKIIFSSLLFCAATLPVAAQNDFNYNEDSQFRPQTNRKVNTDSLGSDKEIPKGIRVWTVDERFGDTKAAVVDTLQHMYMNSTFTEGLRGEYNTLGNMGTARLNRIFIDRRNTQGNFIFTEPYDYIVNPVSDFHFTNTYSPITNVTLNSCGDKVTGEDDFKAMFAVNANKRLGAGFRFDYKYGRGYYNAQSTSHFKYTMWASYLGDRYQAHFLFSTNHEKMTENGGITNDDYIKHPEIYTESFATNEIPTVLEQNWNRLDNQHIFFTHRYNVGFSRKVKMTEEEIKAKKFAMASKKENAEEDAKEEARKKAKEQGKKFDEKAFEKQQKAKFSGRPDGAKIAGDEPAKDLAAKDIRNDSTRIAVNGKAAADSLLAVQKKNAEDSLFYKSEYVPVTSFIHTVKFDNYRRIYEAYQTPADYYLNEYYDAGRLTGDSIYDQTKHWHMKNTFAIAMLEGFNKWAKAGLKAFASYDLRHYELPTMEGGFEKYNEHVLSVGGQLSKQEGKTLHYNAVAEIGLTGVDAGTLAIDGNVDVNIPFLGDTLQVRGDAFFHRETPSFYYRNYHARHLWWENDLDKTIHTRIMGTLSFPKTHTKLRVAVDEIKNYTYFSQSYDITEKGLRTGVMVTPMQESGGINLLTAQLEQNFRLGILNWENQFTYQHSSKESVLPVPAFNAYTNLYIKFKVVKVLNVDLGADMRYFTSYEAPDYSPYMGQYTVQGNGENNVKIGNYPIVNVYANVHIKHTRFFVMMSHINAGQGDKNYFFAPHYPMNERVFRIGVSWNFFN, from the coding sequence ATGAAGAAGAAGAAAATTATATTCTCATCACTCCTATTTTGTGCTGCAACCCTCCCGGTTGCGGCACAAAACGATTTTAACTATAACGAAGATTCGCAGTTCCGTCCTCAAACCAACCGCAAGGTGAACACCGATTCACTAGGCTCAGACAAGGAGATTCCGAAAGGCATCAGAGTATGGACCGTAGACGAACGCTTCGGCGACACAAAGGCTGCGGTAGTAGACACCTTGCAGCACATGTACATGAACTCAACCTTCACGGAAGGACTGAGAGGCGAATACAATACCCTCGGAAACATGGGTACTGCCCGACTGAACCGAATCTTCATCGACCGCCGCAACACGCAGGGCAACTTCATCTTTACAGAGCCCTACGATTATATCGTAAATCCGGTAAGCGACTTCCACTTCACCAACACCTACTCACCTATCACCAACGTAACGCTGAACAGCTGCGGCGATAAGGTGACGGGAGAAGACGACTTCAAGGCCATGTTTGCCGTGAATGCCAACAAAAGGCTAGGCGCCGGTTTCAGATTCGACTACAAGTATGGCAGAGGATATTATAACGCACAGAGTACCAGCCACTTTAAATACACCATGTGGGCATCTTACCTGGGCGACCGCTATCAGGCACACTTCCTCTTCAGTACCAATCATGAGAAGATGACCGAGAACGGCGGTATTACCAACGATGATTACATCAAACATCCGGAAATCTACACCGAATCGTTTGCCACCAATGAAATTCCTACCGTTCTGGAACAGAACTGGAACCGACTGGACAACCAGCACATCTTCTTTACCCACCGCTACAACGTAGGTTTCAGCCGAAAGGTAAAGATGACCGAAGAAGAAATCAAGGCAAAGAAATTTGCCATGGCTTCGAAAAAGGAAAATGCTGAAGAGGATGCGAAGGAAGAAGCCAGAAAAAAAGCCAAGGAACAAGGCAAGAAATTTGATGAGAAAGCCTTCGAAAAACAGCAAAAAGCTAAATTCAGCGGCCGTCCTGACGGAGCCAAGATTGCAGGCGATGAACCAGCTAAAGACTTAGCCGCAAAGGACATCAGGAACGACAGTACCCGAATCGCAGTAAACGGAAAAGCTGCTGCCGACAGTCTGCTTGCCGTCCAGAAGAAAAATGCCGAAGACTCGCTTTTCTACAAGAGCGAATATGTTCCGGTAACAAGCTTCATCCACACGGTAAAGTTTGACAACTATCGCCGTATTTACGAAGCTTATCAGACTCCAGCCGACTATTATCTGAATGAATATTACGATGCAGGCAGGCTGACCGGTGATTCCATCTACGACCAGACCAAGCACTGGCACATGAAGAATACCTTCGCCATTGCCATGCTTGAAGGTTTCAATAAATGGGCAAAGGCAGGACTGAAGGCTTTCGCCAGCTACGACCTCCGTCACTATGAACTGCCAACCATGGAAGGCGGTTTCGAAAAATACAACGAGCATGTGCTGAGCGTAGGCGGACAGCTGAGCAAGCAGGAAGGCAAGACACTCCACTACAATGCCGTAGCAGAAATAGGACTGACGGGTGTTGACGCAGGAACCCTTGCCATAGATGGTAATGTAGACGTGAACATCCCATTCCTGGGCGACACGCTTCAGGTAAGAGGCGATGCTTTCTTCCATAGAGAAACCCCATCGTTCTATTACCGCAACTATCACGCCCGCCATCTGTGGTGGGAGAATGATCTCGACAAGACCATCCATACCCGCATCATGGGTACACTCTCCTTCCCTAAGACGCACACCAAACTGAGAGTGGCTGTAGATGAAATCAAGAACTACACCTACTTCTCGCAGAGCTATGACATTACAGAAAAAGGGTTGCGAACAGGAGTCATGGTAACACCGATGCAGGAAAGTGGAGGAATCAACTTGCTGACAGCACAATTGGAGCAGAACTTCAGACTGGGCATTCTGAACTGGGAAAACCAGTTTACCTACCAGCATTCGAGCAAGGAGAGTGTTCTGCCAGTACCAGCCTTCAATGCCTACACCAACCTCTACATCAAGTTCAAGGTAGTAAAGGTGCTGAACGTAGACCTGGGTGCTGACATGCGCTACTTTACAAGCTATGAAGCTCCCGACTATTCACCTTATATGGGACAGTATACGGTACAGGGCAACGGCGAGAACAACGTAAAGATAGGCAACTATCCTATCGTCAATGTTTACGCCAACGTTCACATCAAGCACACCCGTTTCTTCGTAATGATGAGCCACATCAATGCAGGACAGGGCGACAAGAACTACTTCTTCGCGCCTCATTATCCGATGAACGAGCGAGTGTTCCGTATTGGAGTAAGTTGGAACTTCTTCAATTAA
- a CDS encoding DUF4468 domain-containing protein — translation MKKIIIPIFMLLPLMTAQAQTVLTEEQQLEQAQKQLEAAKKALEVAKIKAQAAKLKAQADSINAASAKAEAEAKKAEAKKGNATEPEPVVVKEPTTPTTGWAIPVAVAAKPKEAAKPANKLANGTTAKVDMKYLAGAITYNDENKIEFTLDTDANGKTAKQIYDIVLKYMSELTQNEQNIASRVALVNEAEHIIANTMDEWLVFSQSFISLDRTEFKYQLVARISDNHLNLSLGRIIYNYEEGRSTGFKEPAEEVISDKIALNKKQNDLAKIFGKFRKCTIDRKDQIFAELAALVKQ, via the coding sequence ATGAAAAAAATCATCATCCCCATATTTATGCTCCTCCCGCTGATGACTGCACAGGCGCAAACCGTGCTGACAGAAGAGCAGCAGCTGGAACAGGCACAGAAACAGCTGGAAGCTGCCAAGAAGGCACTAGAAGTGGCTAAGATTAAAGCACAGGCTGCCAAACTGAAGGCCCAGGCCGACAGCATCAACGCTGCAAGCGCCAAGGCTGAAGCTGAAGCAAAAAAGGCGGAAGCAAAGAAGGGCAATGCTACTGAGCCAGAACCAGTTGTTGTAAAGGAGCCAACCACACCAACCACGGGATGGGCGATTCCTGTTGCCGTAGCCGCTAAGCCAAAGGAGGCTGCCAAGCCTGCCAACAAGCTGGCAAATGGCACCACAGCCAAAGTGGACATGAAATATCTGGCAGGCGCCATCACATATAATGATGAAAACAAGATAGAATTCACGCTCGATACGGATGCTAACGGGAAAACTGCCAAGCAGATTTACGACATCGTATTAAAATACATGAGTGAACTGACACAGAACGAGCAGAACATAGCAAGCCGAGTAGCACTGGTAAACGAAGCTGAACACATCATCGCCAACACGATGGACGAATGGCTCGTCTTCAGCCAGTCATTCATCTCGCTCGACCGCACGGAATTCAAATACCAGCTGGTAGCCAGGATTTCAGACAATCATCTGAATCTCTCGCTCGGCCGCATCATCTACAACTACGAGGAAGGAAGAAGCACCGGTTTCAAGGAACCTGCAGAAGAGGTAATCAGTGACAAGATTGCGCTCAACAAGAAGCAGAACGACCTGGCTAAGATCTTCGGAAAGTTCCGCAAATGCACCATCGACCGCAAAGACCAGATATTCGCAGAGTTAGCTGCATTAGTAAAACAATAA
- the trxB gene encoding thioredoxin-disulfide reductase produces MEKIKTLIIGSGPAGYTAAIYAGRANLQPVLYSGMQPGGQLTITTEVENFPGYPDGVDGTQMMMDMKEQAARFGAEMRDGSIVKADFSSRPFHLTDDRDNEIEAETVIIATGASAKYLGLADEEKYRGQGVSACATCDGFFYRKRTVAVVGGGDTACEEAMYLSGLAKKVYMIVRKPYLRASEIMQQRVKNKENIEILFETNTLGLFGENGVEGAHLVRHKGEANEEKFDISIDGFFLAIGHKPNTDLFKGQIDLDEQGFIKVVPGTATTNIPGVFAAGDVADPIYRQGVVAAGSGAKAAIEADRFLQQQ; encoded by the coding sequence ATGGAAAAGATAAAGACATTAATTATAGGTAGCGGTCCTGCAGGATATACGGCTGCCATTTATGCCGGCAGAGCCAACCTGCAGCCAGTACTCTATTCAGGTATGCAACCGGGCGGACAGCTCACCATCACCACAGAGGTAGAAAACTTTCCGGGCTATCCTGACGGCGTAGACGGAACACAGATGATGATGGACATGAAGGAACAGGCAGCCAGATTCGGAGCCGAAATGAGAGACGGAAGCATCGTGAAGGCAGATTTCAGCTCACGCCCATTTCATCTTACAGATGACCGCGACAACGAGATTGAGGCAGAAACCGTGATCATCGCCACAGGTGCATCAGCCAAATATCTGGGTCTTGCCGATGAAGAGAAATATCGCGGACAGGGCGTTTCTGCCTGCGCTACCTGCGACGGATTCTTCTACCGCAAGCGCACCGTAGCTGTAGTGGGCGGTGGCGATACTGCCTGCGAAGAGGCTATGTATCTATCCGGACTTGCCAAGAAGGTTTACATGATTGTGCGCAAGCCATATCTCCGTGCTTCAGAAATCATGCAGCAGCGTGTAAAGAACAAGGAGAACATCGAGATTCTGTTCGAAACCAATACGCTGGGGCTCTTCGGCGAGAACGGTGTAGAAGGTGCTCATCTCGTGCGCCACAAGGGCGAAGCCAACGAAGAGAAGTTTGACATCAGCATCGACGGATTCTTCCTGGCTATCGGACATAAGCCTAACACCGACCTCTTCAAAGGGCAGATAGATCTCGACGAGCAGGGCTTCATCAAAGTAGTGCCAGGTACTGCCACCACCAACATTCCGGGCGTTTTCGCAGCAGGCGATGTGGCCGACCCAATCTACCGCCAGGGTGTTGTTGCCGCAGGCTCGGGAGCCAAGGCTGCCATCGAGGCCGACAGATTCCTGCAGCAACAGTAA
- a CDS encoding AAA family ATPase: MNQIKKIVLTGGPCAGKTTAMVKVIEHFSSLGYKVFTIPEVPTMFTQAGMNYLTSNKDFFFEGEKATFQTQINLEDSFQRMAETLQQPVIIVCDRGTMDISTYLTPDFWHRIISEEGYTDAQLRDRYDAVLHLVSAADGAEQFYTTANNAQRLEKADEEGLKIARELDKKIVSAWKGHPHLRVINNHEDFNNKLNRVLKEISNVLAIPQPIEEERKYIVKLTGEVPNAIDSDIVQTYLSGEPGSEIRLRRRGFEGGKYVYVHTTKKRISDNEQIETERQINANLYENMLQQADPYRQRIHKHRKSFIWKGQYFELDEFLEPVSDLMILETRGISANESVKFPPFIQVLEDITGNSKYYNYNIALKR, from the coding sequence ATGAATCAGATTAAGAAGATTGTACTGACGGGTGGACCTTGTGCGGGCAAGACTACCGCTATGGTTAAGGTGATTGAACATTTCTCCAGTCTCGGCTATAAGGTCTTTACCATTCCCGAGGTTCCAACCATGTTTACCCAGGCGGGCATGAATTATCTCACCTCCAACAAGGATTTTTTCTTCGAGGGCGAGAAGGCTACTTTCCAGACTCAGATCAACTTGGAAGACAGTTTTCAGCGCATGGCTGAAACATTGCAGCAGCCGGTCATCATCGTCTGCGATCGTGGTACGATGGATATTTCTACCTATCTCACTCCCGATTTCTGGCACCGCATCATCTCTGAAGAGGGTTATACTGATGCCCAGCTTCGCGACCGCTATGATGCTGTGCTGCATCTGGTGAGTGCTGCCGATGGTGCCGAGCAGTTTTATACTACAGCCAACAATGCGCAGCGCTTGGAGAAGGCGGATGAAGAAGGACTGAAGATAGCGCGCGAGTTGGACAAGAAGATTGTTTCTGCATGGAAGGGTCATCCTCATCTCAGGGTAATCAATAACCACGAAGATTTCAACAACAAGCTGAACCGTGTGCTCAAGGAGATAAGTAATGTGCTTGCCATTCCGCAGCCGATAGAGGAGGAGCGAAAATATATCGTGAAGCTGACAGGCGAGGTTCCTAATGCGATAGACAGCGATATTGTTCAGACTTATCTTTCGGGTGAGCCGGGTAGTGAGATTCGTCTTCGCCGTCGCGGTTTCGAGGGAGGCAAGTATGTGTATGTTCACACCACCAAGAAGCGTATTTCAGACAATGAGCAGATTGAGACCGAGCGACAGATTAATGCCAATCTTTACGAGAATATGCTTCAGCAGGCTGACCCTTACCGCCAGCGCATTCATAAGCATCGCAAGAGCTTTATCTGGAAGGGTCAGTATTTCGAGCTCGACGAGTTTCTTGAGCCGGTTTCCGACCTGATGATTCTTGAAACCCGCGGCATTTCTGCCAACGAGAGTGTGAAGTTTCCTCCTTTCATCCAGGTGCTGGAGGATATTACGGGCAACAGTAAATATTATAATTATAACATAGCGCTGAAGCGGTAA